From the Acaryochloris marina S15 genome, one window contains:
- a CDS encoding ParA family protein encodes MITATRDKQLSTKKKKFIPPTKPIIIAFLSQKGGVGKTTTATHARDWFEQFGSVGFIDADAQRSSSKWLSAISPEIEYTVMGDARTLLRELPNVKEKFDYVIVDAPGSMEDVSRAILSRCDIVVIPCQTSQLDLDSNDETIEMVEVAQDIRGGLPKAVLFFNRAEEGTILLREALEAADKDEKTRKHVFPLDTVIHQRTCIMDTPGQRTTAIREVQRLEENRRKRKLKKKNKNFTPIEMARNEYCELFEEIVRIING; translated from the coding sequence ATGATCACAGCTACAAGAGATAAGCAATTGAGCACCAAGAAAAAGAAGTTTATACCCCCCACTAAACCCATAATCATTGCTTTTCTCAGCCAGAAAGGTGGAGTTGGCAAAACCACCACAGCCACACATGCTCGTGATTGGTTTGAGCAATTTGGCTCTGTAGGATTTATAGATGCAGATGCCCAAAGAAGCAGCTCCAAATGGCTCTCAGCAATCAGTCCAGAAATAGAATATACAGTCATGGGAGACGCAAGAACGCTTCTAAGAGAGCTGCCAAATGTAAAAGAAAAATTTGATTATGTCATCGTAGATGCTCCTGGAAGTATGGAAGATGTCTCCAGAGCAATTTTGAGCCGTTGCGATATTGTTGTCATTCCCTGTCAAACCTCACAACTAGATTTGGATAGCAACGATGAAACTATTGAAATGGTCGAAGTTGCACAAGATATTAGAGGGGGCTTACCTAAAGCCGTTCTATTCTTTAACCGTGCTGAGGAAGGCACCATCTTATTACGGGAAGCTCTTGAAGCGGCAGACAAAGATGAGAAAACCAGGAAGCATGTGTTCCCGCTTGATACAGTCATCCATCAAAGAACATGCATAATGGATACTCCAGGCCAGAGAACTACAGCGATTAGAGAAGTACAACGCCTAGAAGAAAATCGTAGAAAGAGAAAGTTAAAAAAGAAAAACAAAAACTTCACTCCTATAGAAATGGCTCGAAATGAGTATTGTGAACTTTTTGAAGAAATCGTGAGGATCATTAATGGCTAG
- a CDS encoding alpha/beta hydrolase: MKNYLQSLLPLGLASATVMGVPLLATESQAAESIFVRYQDTEVNVTRQELDNFTNTGELPSSLQTLLNTDAELPKVVRAILSDQLTVPKFMKNFIEGSNGEFLLFKLDQVISSTDGKTERGLNSIKTAVLNSIEDDRISFLEIINKHPQNTIRLDITNLEGTYNDVSGFVERILPALEVAKGVLSDFICDCNTTQASPNETKAQTVSSHQHHSQKGLEDCEDVVGTTTSSEPTSSDTAQLKEDASTVKPLDTATGPATQPMATSAKVQ, translated from the coding sequence ATGAAAAATTATCTTCAATCTTTACTTCCTTTGGGATTAGCTAGTGCTACCGTAATGGGTGTTCCACTCCTAGCAACTGAATCCCAAGCGGCTGAGAGCATTTTTGTCCGCTATCAAGATACTGAAGTCAATGTAACCCGACAGGAGCTGGATAACTTTACTAATACTGGAGAACTGCCATCTTCATTGCAAACCCTGCTTAATACAGATGCTGAGCTACCAAAAGTAGTCCGGGCCATCCTCTCGGATCAGCTGACAGTTCCAAAATTCATGAAGAACTTTATTGAAGGCTCAAATGGTGAATTCCTGCTCTTTAAGCTTGACCAGGTTATTTCTAGCACGGATGGTAAAACTGAGCGAGGTCTGAATTCTATCAAAACAGCGGTGCTTAACTCAATAGAGGATGATCGTATTTCTTTCTTAGAAATTATCAACAAACATCCCCAAAACACCATTCGCCTAGACATAACAAATCTTGAAGGCACTTACAACGATGTAAGTGGATTTGTGGAGCGAATTCTGCCTGCTTTAGAAGTTGCGAAAGGCGTATTGTCAGACTTCATTTGTGATTGCAATACAACTCAGGCATCTCCGAATGAGACAAAAGCTCAAACGGTTTCTAGCCATCAACATCATTCACAGAAAGGATTAGAGGATTGCGAAGATGTAGTAGGGACTACTACATCTTCTGAACCAACTTCCTCTGATACAGCCCAGCTAAAAGAAGATGCATCTACAGTCAAGCCATTAGACACAGCCACAGGACCAGCTACTCAACCCATGGCTACTTCTGCCAAAGTCCAATAG
- a CDS encoding pentapeptide repeat-containing protein: MYTRNQAHPENKDDAMACDLKPRPLDHTQDMDLSGVDFRGADLRGVKFAGKRLIKTLFCQADLRGVDLSEANLTEANLTGAQMEKADLNNAHLTGANLTDAILTQANLIEAQLHNAILIRASLVSVALDRADLTRANLREANLQKAVLNGANLSNAILYRAKLHHTHLVDVTLTGTDLSEAQLIHTDISGSNLNLAILDGAELKDLMPMEK; this comes from the coding sequence ATGTATACGCGGAACCAAGCCCATCCAGAAAATAAAGATGATGCAATGGCTTGTGATTTAAAACCCCGCCCCCTTGACCATACTCAGGATATGGACCTAAGTGGTGTGGATTTTAGAGGCGCTGATTTGCGAGGAGTAAAGTTTGCAGGTAAGCGACTCATCAAAACCCTATTTTGTCAGGCCGATTTACGAGGAGTGGACCTGAGCGAGGCTAATCTGACTGAGGCCAATCTAACGGGTGCTCAGATGGAGAAAGCTGACCTTAATAATGCCCATCTCACTGGGGCTAATTTGACTGATGCCATCTTAACCCAAGCGAATCTCATTGAGGCTCAGCTTCATAATGCCATCTTAATCAGGGCGAGTTTAGTTTCTGTTGCGTTAGATCGGGCAGACTTAACGAGAGCGAATCTTCGAGAAGCAAATCTGCAAAAGGCGGTCTTGAATGGTGCCAATTTATCGAATGCCATTCTATATAGAGCCAAACTCCACCACACTCATTTGGTCGATGTAACTTTGACAGGAACAGACCTGAGTGAGGCACAACTGATCCATACGGATATTTCTGGCAGTAATCTAAATTTAGCAATTTTGGATGGGGCTGAACTCAAAGATCTTATGCCAATGGAGAAATAA
- a CDS encoding ATP-dependent zinc protease, whose amino-acid sequence MTASSSQVILPIIGWREWVSFPELEIPQVKAKIDTGARSSALHAFDIERFQDNGKSMLRFKTHPIQKDKTTIVTAIAELLEVKQVRDSGGHTEMRPVILTEIALSNYSWKIEVTLTDRSSMGFRMLLGRQAVRQRFVIDVGQSYIHNSDPQN is encoded by the coding sequence ATGACAGCTTCTTCGTCTCAAGTGATATTGCCTATCATTGGCTGGCGCGAGTGGGTATCATTTCCAGAACTAGAAATCCCCCAAGTTAAAGCCAAAATTGATACAGGGGCTCGTTCTTCCGCGCTACATGCATTTGACATAGAGCGATTCCAAGACAATGGCAAATCAATGCTTCGGTTCAAAACTCATCCTATTCAAAAGGATAAAACTACGATTGTTACAGCTATTGCCGAGCTGTTAGAAGTCAAACAAGTTCGAGATTCAGGAGGACATACTGAAATGCGTCCCGTCATCCTCACGGAGATCGCCCTCTCCAATTACTCCTGGAAGATAGAGGTGACCCTGACTGATCGCAGTTCTATGGGATTTCGGATGTTGTTGGGACGGCAGGCTGTTCGTCAGCGCTTTGTCATTGATGTAGGTCAATCCTATATCCACAATTCAGATCCTCAAAATTAA
- the tnpC gene encoding IS66 family transposase: protein MSESDIRAIYHQGEDAVVELVTRLIERIERLEERLDKDSRNSSKPPSGDGFGKRTKSLRGKSKRKSGGQKGHPGSTLEWRETVDAVVLHPVTQCQECGASLTEVAPQQYDLSQVHELPPLSLQVIEHQAEVKYCEHCQTLSRGVFPADVTNVVQYGSSLKGLMVYLLDAQLLPFERTSDLLKEVFGCQVSEGTLCNARTTCAQKLEPIEVQIKDGIEQAAIGHFDETGLRVNSKLWWLHVACTSGLTYYFVHAKRGKAAMDEMDILPNFTGTSIHDGWQSYATYDCAHGLCNAHHLRELRFVVEHYQQPWAEEMMTLLVDIKTQVESAHAEGLKALSTEQIEMFEQRYRKVLADGFKSNPILPVDENAPKKRGKKKQSTPKNLLDRLEKYQSAVLAFMYDFQVPFDNNQAERDIRMMKLKQKISGCFRSLAGAQQFCRIRGYISTLRKQDIPVLDSLRSIFVGTPVLPMLQPGQ from the coding sequence ATTAGTGAATCTGATATTCGAGCAATCTACCATCAAGGTGAGGATGCGGTTGTTGAGCTAGTCACCCGTCTTATCGAGCGGATAGAGCGACTAGAAGAACGTCTTGACAAGGATAGTCGTAACAGTAGTAAACCACCCTCAGGCGATGGCTTTGGGAAGCGGACAAAAAGTCTACGGGGTAAGAGTAAACGCAAAAGTGGTGGGCAAAAAGGTCATCCTGGTAGCACATTGGAGTGGCGTGAGACCGTCGATGCCGTAGTTTTACATCCGGTGACTCAGTGTCAAGAATGTGGTGCCTCTTTAACAGAAGTAGCACCACAACAATATGACCTTAGCCAGGTTCATGAGTTACCCCCCTTGTCACTACAGGTGATTGAGCATCAAGCAGAAGTCAAGTATTGTGAGCACTGCCAAACCTTGAGCCGGGGTGTATTCCCTGCAGATGTCACCAATGTGGTTCAGTATGGCAGTAGCCTTAAAGGCTTGATGGTGTACTTGCTGGACGCTCAACTGTTGCCGTTTGAGCGAACGAGTGACCTGTTGAAAGAAGTTTTTGGTTGCCAGGTTTCTGAAGGAACCCTCTGCAATGCCCGTACAACCTGTGCTCAGAAATTAGAACCGATTGAGGTACAGATCAAAGACGGTATTGAGCAAGCAGCAATAGGGCATTTTGACGAGACAGGGCTGCGGGTGAACAGCAAGCTATGGTGGCTACATGTCGCCTGTACGAGTGGGTTGACCTACTACTTTGTTCATGCCAAACGCGGAAAAGCAGCGATGGACGAAATGGATATTCTGCCGAACTTTACGGGTACCAGCATTCATGATGGTTGGCAGAGTTACGCCACCTATGATTGTGCTCATGGTCTCTGCAATGCTCATCATTTGCGGGAGTTACGCTTTGTCGTTGAGCACTATCAGCAACCTTGGGCTGAAGAGATGATGACGTTGTTGGTGGACATCAAAACTCAGGTAGAGAGTGCTCATGCTGAAGGCTTAAAAGCTCTCAGCACAGAACAAATCGAGATGTTTGAGCAGCGTTACCGAAAAGTATTAGCCGATGGATTCAAGAGTAATCCAATCCTGCCAGTTGATGAAAACGCACCTAAGAAACGAGGCAAGAAAAAACAAAGTACACCGAAAAACCTTCTCGACCGACTGGAGAAGTACCAATCTGCTGTTCTGGCCTTTATGTATGATTTCCAGGTTCCCTTTGATAACAATCAGGCTGAACGGGATATTCGCATGATGAAATTGAAGCAGAAGATCTCAGGTTGCTTCCGCTCGTTGGCGGGTGCCCAGCAGTTCTGCCGTATTCGCGGTTATATTTCGACTTTGAGAAAGCAAGATATCCCTGTACTTGATTCACTTAGAAGTATTTTTGTTGGAACTCCTGTGCTACCAATGCTTCAGCCTGGGCAGTAA
- a CDS encoding PRC-barrel domain-containing protein, with translation MRLSTYPLIQFSQLIDCPVWDCHTGQLLGTVHQIWVDKQLHQVLGLTYKTLLNADEQRSLPWEQVVAVSPEGAWLDVAESTALIFQPKSSIHYQLGNEVWTHSGNWLGNLIDYYFEANTGEILQYQFVVPEHQRYFPELLDFSAAELIYKGDRFLIELTVDSQRPKQDCLPPTVGLATSPVESNMNLFLHNLHLDLNFDANKFNRADISLRPKTTNLIAS, from the coding sequence ATGCGCCTCTCTACCTATCCCCTTATCCAGTTCAGTCAACTCATTGATTGTCCAGTATGGGATTGTCATACGGGGCAACTCTTGGGCACAGTGCATCAAATCTGGGTGGATAAGCAATTGCACCAAGTCTTAGGATTAACGTATAAAACGTTATTGAATGCAGATGAGCAAAGATCTCTGCCTTGGGAACAGGTGGTAGCGGTAAGTCCTGAAGGGGCTTGGTTAGATGTTGCCGAAAGTACAGCACTAATTTTCCAGCCCAAATCATCTATTCATTATCAATTAGGCAATGAAGTATGGACTCATTCAGGTAACTGGCTAGGTAACCTTATCGACTATTACTTTGAAGCTAATACAGGTGAAATCCTTCAGTATCAGTTCGTAGTCCCAGAACACCAGAGGTATTTCCCTGAATTGTTGGACTTCTCCGCAGCTGAACTGATCTATAAGGGGGATAGATTCTTAATAGAACTAACCGTTGATTCACAAAGACCCAAGCAAGACTGTCTTCCCCCAACTGTCGGCCTTGCGACTTCACCCGTTGAATCAAACATGAATCTTTTTTTGCACAATCTTCATCTGGATTTAAATTTTGATGCTAATAAATTCAACCGTGCTGACATATCTCTACGACCTAAAACCACAAATCTGATTGCAAGCTGA
- a CDS encoding ParB/RepB/Spo0J family partition protein, with translation MASRRSLTLRKGKDTEAALESFVLNDDLLNSKGQPAWSTSPIVEISLDKIILPEFQLRLYYDREKIEQIKATIQSVGIREPLLLRPIPGKGKYFELIAGSQRRLAAEELGHKIVPAKVDEVDDLIALKIAIIENEARSDINPFERTRGIIQLLSTGLQMSKDEVSQILTSLFNAANRRSDNNVIINDEQRRFILSVFEEMGLNWKSFVANKLQLINLPNDVVAFLESGKVSYTKAIRIARVKDEDIREELLQRVVAEELTVKQLQSLITTVSSKTTSSEEIILRDRARSVLKRATSPKLLKDKKIRKKVESLTNQLESLISECE, from the coding sequence ATGGCTAGCCGTCGTTCGCTTACTCTCAGGAAGGGAAAAGATACTGAAGCAGCATTAGAGAGCTTTGTACTTAACGATGATCTTCTTAATTCTAAAGGCCAGCCCGCTTGGAGTACATCTCCAATTGTGGAAATAAGTCTTGACAAGATTATTCTCCCTGAATTTCAGCTTAGGCTTTATTACGATCGAGAGAAAATCGAACAAATCAAGGCTACGATTCAATCTGTTGGTATCAGAGAGCCGCTTTTACTAAGACCGATACCAGGCAAAGGTAAGTATTTTGAGCTGATTGCAGGTTCGCAACGTAGACTTGCCGCTGAAGAGTTAGGCCATAAAATAGTGCCAGCAAAAGTAGATGAGGTTGATGATCTCATTGCATTAAAAATAGCCATTATCGAGAATGAAGCACGGTCAGATATTAATCCATTTGAACGAACTCGTGGAATCATTCAACTTCTATCCACTGGCCTTCAAATGAGTAAAGACGAAGTTTCTCAGATCTTGACTTCACTCTTTAACGCAGCAAACCGTCGTAGCGATAATAACGTTATTATCAACGATGAGCAAAGGAGATTTATTCTCTCTGTCTTTGAAGAGATGGGGCTAAACTGGAAGTCTTTCGTTGCTAACAAACTGCAACTCATCAATCTACCTAATGATGTAGTTGCATTTCTTGAATCAGGAAAAGTCTCATATACGAAAGCTATCCGCATAGCTAGAGTTAAAGACGAAGACATTCGGGAAGAATTGTTACAACGTGTTGTTGCAGAAGAGCTTACAGTTAAACAACTTCAGAGTCTCATTACTACGGTCTCAAGTAAGACAACTAGTAGTGAAGAAATTATTTTGCGTGATCGAGCTAGATCTGTATTAAAAAGGGCTACAAGCCCAAAATTATTAAAGGACAAAAAGATTCGCAAAAAAGTTGAATCACTAACTAATCAGCTTGAATCACTTATTTCAGAATGTGAGTAA
- a CDS encoding rod shape-determining protein, which yields MGLLRVFSPDIGIDLGTVNTLVYAKGKGIIIRQPTVIARDTENQSILACGHQAQRLEGREPTNIMVSYPLREGVITDVDIAFQLLQRVLNQGLGRKPFFPPQLTLAIPNGATNVERRALQDIAGLAGAKDISIIDEAIAAAIGADLPIDKPLGNMIVDIGGGTTEVAVISLCGVVSSQSIRVAGTHMDDAIRQSLKRNYDLLVGLQTAQAIKHKLGSSLIHPHWDIEEMEVGGRSSQSGLPKQLTLKGAEVRDILQKEVALIVNTVQQTLEKLSPELVSDIYTNGLMLCGGGALLRGLDRLISQETGVFVHVALKPLDCVALGIGKILEDRQKWDRVFMTSN from the coding sequence GTGGGATTATTGAGAGTTTTCTCACCCGATATTGGGATAGATTTGGGAACAGTTAATACGTTGGTGTATGCCAAGGGAAAGGGTATTATCATCCGTCAACCCACGGTTATTGCTAGGGATACAGAAAATCAGTCCATCTTAGCTTGCGGTCATCAAGCCCAACGCCTAGAGGGAAGGGAGCCAACCAATATTATGGTCAGCTACCCACTGCGCGAAGGCGTCATTACGGACGTAGACATCGCCTTTCAGTTATTACAACGGGTTCTAAATCAGGGATTAGGAAGGAAACCCTTTTTCCCTCCCCAATTGACTCTGGCGATTCCTAACGGAGCCACAAATGTAGAGCGACGGGCACTTCAAGATATTGCTGGACTAGCTGGTGCAAAAGACATTTCTATTATTGATGAAGCGATCGCTGCAGCCATCGGTGCAGATCTGCCCATCGATAAGCCTCTTGGGAATATGATTGTTGATATCGGTGGCGGTACAACTGAAGTGGCGGTTATCAGTTTATGTGGGGTGGTGAGTAGCCAATCCATCCGAGTCGCTGGTACTCATATGGATGATGCGATCCGCCAATCCCTTAAACGTAATTATGATCTATTAGTAGGATTACAAACGGCTCAAGCGATTAAGCATAAGCTAGGATCTTCCCTCATCCATCCACATTGGGATATAGAGGAGATGGAAGTAGGAGGCCGTAGCTCTCAATCTGGCTTGCCTAAACAACTGACTTTGAAGGGGGCAGAGGTACGTGACATCCTGCAAAAGGAAGTTGCATTGATTGTGAATACCGTTCAGCAAACCTTAGAAAAGTTGTCACCAGAACTAGTCTCAGATATTTATACCAATGGACTAATGCTATGTGGTGGTGGAGCTTTGTTGAGAGGACTTGATCGATTAATCAGCCAGGAAACTGGTGTTTTTGTGCATGTAGCTCTCAAACCTCTTGACTGTGTGGCTTTAGGAATTGGAAAGATTCTCGAAGATCGCCAAAAATGGGACAGAGTATTTATGACATCTAACTGA
- a CDS encoding alpha/beta hydrolase, giving the protein MGHWDVVKGLSLATVTVASTTSLLLSSSSANAAEKVVFTYKQFGQSLTVDELETFAQTGKASSKLKFFLNVSGQDPEAARQFMTKEVKVKLQTADRLLHILPGEYALFQAGQIFQTPSKKANLQAFRSAVILSLSDDNRISFLEFLQRYPTQEFVVDGFKLAKVAGTIDGLIGSGEEAVEGTGPLAVAKDVLSSFICDCSQ; this is encoded by the coding sequence ATGGGTCATTGGGATGTCGTTAAAGGGTTATCTTTAGCCACTGTTACCGTGGCCTCAACAACTAGTCTGTTATTGTCCAGTTCTTCTGCTAATGCTGCAGAGAAGGTGGTGTTTACCTACAAGCAGTTTGGTCAATCCTTGACTGTAGATGAGTTGGAAACTTTTGCTCAAACGGGTAAAGCATCTTCTAAGTTAAAGTTCTTTTTGAATGTGTCAGGGCAAGATCCTGAAGCGGCCCGTCAGTTTATGACCAAGGAGGTAAAAGTAAAGCTGCAGACTGCAGATCGCCTACTTCATATCCTCCCTGGTGAATATGCCTTATTTCAGGCAGGGCAAATATTTCAGACCCCTAGCAAAAAAGCTAATCTACAAGCATTTCGCTCAGCCGTCATCCTTTCTCTCAGTGATGACAACCGCATATCCTTTTTGGAATTTTTACAGCGATATCCCACGCAAGAATTTGTTGTAGATGGCTTTAAACTTGCAAAAGTGGCTGGAACGATTGATGGCCTCATAGGTAGTGGTGAAGAGGCAGTAGAGGGAACAGGTCCCTTAGCTGTAGCCAAAGATGTTCTGAGTAGTTTCATTTGTGACTGTTCACAATAG
- a CDS encoding succinylglutamate desuccinylase/aspartoacylase family protein has product MTPITVGGITVAPGTEQRIELPIARLPTQTMLSLPVHAINGHSDGPHLWLSAAIHGDELNGVEIIRQVLEQVKPNKLQGALLAVPIVNIFGFIEQSRYLPDRRDLNRSFPGSAKGSLAGRIAHLFMKEIVSHCSHGIDLHTASNHRVNLPQIRANLDDSETYRCAQAFGAPAIIHANTRDGSLRQAAAKQGISVLLYESGEALRFDQEAIKVGVEGVLQVMTALKMMDSDFKSDQGKTPPKESRETKWVRASQSGILHLQIELGQTVNKRQKIGYIADALGDTNKRVQSPCDGIVIGFTKNPLVNQGDGIVHVAML; this is encoded by the coding sequence ATGACCCCCATCACCGTCGGTGGTATTACAGTGGCCCCTGGCACTGAGCAACGCATCGAGTTGCCAATCGCTCGCCTTCCCACTCAGACCATGTTGTCCTTACCCGTTCATGCGATCAATGGTCATAGTGATGGTCCACACCTATGGCTCAGTGCAGCAATTCATGGGGATGAACTGAATGGCGTGGAAATTATTCGCCAAGTCTTGGAGCAGGTTAAGCCTAACAAGTTACAGGGAGCCTTGTTAGCTGTCCCCATTGTCAATATATTTGGCTTTATTGAGCAATCCCGGTACCTTCCCGATCGCCGGGATCTCAATCGGTCATTTCCAGGCTCTGCTAAAGGATCATTAGCTGGCCGGATAGCCCACCTATTTATGAAAGAAATAGTAAGCCATTGTAGCCATGGCATTGATCTTCATACTGCATCCAATCATCGGGTTAATTTGCCCCAAATTCGGGCCAATCTAGATGATTCAGAAACTTATCGATGTGCTCAGGCTTTTGGTGCACCTGCCATCATCCACGCCAACACTCGGGATGGGTCTTTACGGCAAGCTGCTGCAAAGCAAGGTATTTCCGTTTTGCTATATGAGTCAGGAGAAGCCCTTCGATTTGACCAAGAGGCTATCAAGGTCGGTGTTGAAGGAGTATTACAGGTGATGACTGCATTGAAAATGATGGACTCTGACTTCAAATCAGATCAGGGCAAAACACCACCAAAAGAGTCCAGAGAGACAAAATGGGTCAGAGCCTCTCAAAGCGGCATTCTACATTTGCAAATAGAATTGGGACAAACAGTTAACAAGCGCCAAAAAATTGGCTACATTGCCGATGCATTAGGTGATACCAATAAAAGGGTTCAGTCTCCCTGTGATGGGATAGTTATTGGTTTTACAAAAAATCCTTTAGTCAATCAAGGAGACGGTATCGT